A region from the Pirellulaceae bacterium genome encodes:
- a CDS encoding efflux RND transporter permease subunit produces MQWLAEICVRRPVFAVMLVAALVVAGIIAYTQMGVARYPNIDMPALFIYTRHPGASPSEIESEISQPLEDAVATVEGVDELRSISFEGASIVILNLDLNRNVDLAAQDARDAIGRDIDELPFGTEPPQIGKRDLDSSPVMTIAISGPRDGRELYVLADRYVKQVIESAEGVGEVTIRGAMDRAVQVRIDARRLAAYGLSIVEVREALARQNTEIPGGLMQTPTQEFTLRTMGRVDKARDFNDLVVATIDGHPIRLSDLGEAIDGQKELRNKARLNDVPAVVLFVQRQSGANTVDVIQEVKTRLERSRELLPPDVSVSVLQDQSGYIVAAMHEVQKHLISGSVLASLVVLLFMRSWQSALIAAIAIPTSIIATFAIMRPLGFTLNNVTMLALVLMVGVVIDDAVIVLENVFRYIEEEGLNPFEAAIRGTREIGLAVLATTFSLVIVFLPVSFLDSVTGRLLFQFGITATIAVLISMLISFSLTPMMCSRLLRQRHSDSPIPQSRSGIYQYIESGYLICLRWAMQHRWLVACISLITIAANYPLYHLVKQDYIPSNVDESEFEIRLTADEGTGMQSMDKATLAIENQLKNIDGIEYMLTSVGGRGAVNRSEIFIRLVDISNRSFSIPRLVRDTLRGNPRAAWEGNFSQQEKMQEVRDILNQFPDLRGSVRNLTSFRQGPPVDIDFSITGPSLDGLHDYGNRLLTEAKTIPGIVDADLTLKMNKPELLVHINRERAAALGVDVQEIAETLRICVGGDEHVSRYRDDLADDAYDVELRLVGIDRSNTDAISQLYVRTKNSTTQQNTIQQAGSQHTRLDNVVNFEYGEAASRIDRLDHERMVAIRANIAPGFALKDRIEALNEAVERVNLPEGYNTSVRGRGRELERTLNEFGWTFLMSFIFMYIVLAAQFEHFIHPITILISLPLAVPFGLFSLWMGGETLNLYSALGILVLFGVVKKASILQVDHTNQLREQGMPRDAAIMLANRDRLRPILMTTFSFVAGMFPLLIGVGPGAEERRSIAVLAVGGQTLSLLLTLLAIPVTYSLLDDLWAGRFKQQSDE; encoded by the coding sequence TTGCAGTGGCTTGCTGAAATCTGCGTTCGACGGCCCGTATTTGCGGTGATGTTGGTGGCAGCTCTGGTGGTTGCCGGAATCATTGCCTACACCCAAATGGGCGTGGCACGATATCCCAACATCGACATGCCAGCGCTGTTCATCTACACGCGCCACCCGGGTGCGTCTCCCAGCGAAATCGAATCGGAGATCTCCCAGCCCCTCGAAGATGCTGTGGCAACCGTCGAAGGCGTCGACGAACTGCGTTCGATTTCGTTCGAGGGAGCATCCATTGTCATCCTCAATCTGGATCTCAACCGCAATGTTGACTTAGCCGCTCAGGATGCTCGTGACGCGATTGGTCGTGACATTGACGAATTGCCGTTTGGAACGGAACCGCCACAGATCGGCAAACGAGATCTCGATTCATCCCCTGTCATGACGATCGCGATTTCCGGCCCGCGTGACGGCCGGGAACTCTATGTCTTGGCTGATCGTTATGTCAAACAAGTCATCGAATCTGCCGAAGGCGTGGGTGAAGTCACCATTCGCGGCGCGATGGATCGGGCCGTGCAAGTGCGAATTGATGCACGGCGACTGGCCGCATATGGCCTGTCGATCGTCGAAGTACGTGAAGCGCTCGCTCGGCAAAACACCGAAATTCCCGGTGGACTCATGCAAACGCCAACTCAGGAATTCACGCTTCGCACTATGGGACGAGTCGACAAAGCTCGTGATTTCAACGATTTAGTCGTGGCCACTATTGATGGCCACCCCATTCGACTGAGTGACCTGGGCGAAGCCATCGACGGACAGAAGGAATTGAGGAATAAAGCAAGACTCAATGACGTGCCTGCTGTTGTACTCTTTGTGCAACGTCAGTCCGGTGCGAATACGGTCGACGTGATTCAAGAAGTCAAAACGCGGCTGGAGCGATCGCGTGAATTGCTACCACCCGACGTGAGCGTCTCGGTGCTACAAGATCAGTCAGGCTACATTGTTGCCGCGATGCACGAAGTGCAAAAGCATCTCATTTCCGGTAGCGTCTTGGCCAGCTTAGTCGTCCTGCTTTTCATGCGTTCATGGCAATCAGCACTGATTGCAGCGATTGCGATCCCCACTTCCATCATCGCCACCTTCGCAATCATGCGACCGTTAGGATTTACGCTGAACAACGTCACAATGCTTGCGCTTGTCCTGATGGTCGGTGTTGTAATTGATGATGCAGTAATCGTCCTGGAAAACGTCTTTCGTTACATTGAAGAGGAAGGTCTGAACCCGTTTGAAGCAGCCATTCGTGGCACACGCGAAATCGGACTGGCGGTTTTAGCGACAACGTTTTCCCTAGTCATTGTCTTTTTGCCCGTGTCGTTCCTTGACAGCGTCACAGGGAGATTGCTGTTCCAGTTCGGTATCACCGCAACAATCGCCGTCTTGATTTCCATGCTGATCAGCTTTTCACTGACGCCGATGATGTGCAGTCGACTGCTGCGCCAACGTCACTCCGACTCCCCCATTCCTCAATCGCGCAGTGGTATCTATCAATATATCGAGTCGGGATATCTCATCTGTCTGCGTTGGGCCATGCAACATCGCTGGCTGGTGGCTTGCATTTCGCTAATTACGATCGCCGCCAACTACCCGCTTTATCATCTCGTCAAACAAGATTACATCCCTTCCAACGTTGACGAGTCAGAGTTTGAAATCCGGTTGACGGCCGATGAAGGCACGGGCATGCAATCAATGGACAAGGCCACCTTGGCCATTGAAAACCAATTGAAAAATATTGATGGTATTGAATACATGCTGACCTCCGTTGGCGGTCGTGGCGCAGTCAATCGATCCGAAATATTTATCCGACTGGTTGATATCTCAAATCGTTCTTTTTCAATTCCGCGTTTGGTACGCGACACCTTGCGGGGCAACCCGCGTGCGGCCTGGGAAGGTAACTTCAGCCAGCAAGAGAAAATGCAAGAGGTTCGCGACATCCTCAATCAGTTTCCGGATTTGCGTGGTTCCGTACGCAACCTGACGTCATTTCGACAAGGACCTCCCGTTGATATCGATTTTTCAATCACTGGACCGAGCTTGGATGGACTTCATGACTACGGAAACCGATTACTGACTGAAGCCAAAACCATCCCAGGTATCGTCGATGCAGATCTGACACTGAAGATGAACAAACCTGAACTCCTGGTGCACATCAATCGTGAACGGGCAGCCGCCTTGGGGGTCGATGTTCAAGAAATTGCTGAGACATTAAGAATCTGTGTGGGGGGGGACGAGCATGTATCAAGATACCGCGATGACCTGGCCGACGACGCCTATGATGTCGAATTGAGACTGGTTGGAATTGACCGTAGTAACACCGATGCCATTTCACAACTTTATGTGCGAACGAAAAACAGCACCACTCAACAGAACACGATTCAACAGGCGGGGAGTCAACATACTCGACTAGATAATGTCGTCAACTTTGAATACGGCGAAGCCGCATCACGGATCGATCGACTCGATCATGAACGCATGGTTGCCATCCGGGCGAATATCGCACCCGGATTTGCGTTGAAGGATCGGATTGAAGCACTTAACGAAGCGGTGGAAAGAGTGAATCTACCGGAGGGTTACAACACCTCAGTTCGAGGTCGTGGTCGCGAACTGGAGCGAACCTTGAATGAATTCGGCTGGACCTTTCTGATGTCATTCATTTTCATGTACATCGTCTTGGCCGCTCAGTTCGAACATTTTATCCATCCGATTACCATCCTGATCTCACTGCCACTGGCCGTACCATTTGGCCTCTTTAGTCTGTGGATGGGCGGTGAAACACTTAACCTTTATTCTGCGCTGGGAATTCTCGTCTTGTTCGGCGTCGTCAAGAAAGCATCAATTTTGCAGGTCGACCACACCAATCAACTAAGAGAACAAGGGATGCCACGTGACGCCGCCATCATGTTGGCAAATCGCGATCGGTTGCGGCCTATCTTGATGACCACATTCTCCTTTGTCGCTGGCATGTTCCCGTTGCTGATTGGCGTTGGTCCCGGTGCCGAAGAACGTCGCTCGATTGCCGTTCTCGCCGTGGGTGGACAGACTTTGTCGCTCTTGCTGACACTACTCGCCATCCCCGTGACTTACTCGTTGCTGGATGACCTCTGGGCGGGACGCTTCAAACAACAAAGCGACGAATGA
- a CDS encoding DUF1501 domain-containing protein, whose protein sequence is MKSDSHLVDPEILDKLSRRQVISQAAHGFGGLALAALLSQDQLYAESQPLPGQGAGLTALNHPAKAKRVVQLFMGGAASHLDTFDYKPALEKHHGEQSDFGEPIEAFQNGLGPWLKSPWKFKPYGESGKQLSQIVAPLGECVDDMAFLHSVVGKTGVHSQATYLQATGFQRPGFPGMGNWISYALGSLNENLPTFVVMPDRRGFSSNGTKNWSSAFLPAQHQGTLIRPGTPYPIRDLFPPENDYVTPSSELATRTVLERFNQRHASQRDSDSRLDARIRSYELAARMQLAAPEVLDISREPAHILKMYGLDHGRSKFGAEINEIEETDYFGRKCLTARRLLERGVRFVQIWSGNDNSFPRRNWDSHENIERDHGPLALGMSRGAAALIKDLKQRGMLEDTIILWTTEFGRLPSSQSETGRDHNPYVFTNWLAGGGVKGGVTYGESDQWGYKPLDRTNPVQVYDVHATILDLLGVDHTRLTVRHDGIDRRLTDVHGRVLKAIQA, encoded by the coding sequence ATGAAATCAGATTCGCACTTGGTCGATCCGGAGATTTTAGACAAGTTATCACGTCGGCAAGTGATCTCGCAGGCAGCTCACGGATTTGGCGGCCTTGCACTCGCAGCCTTGTTGTCTCAGGACCAACTTTATGCCGAGTCCCAACCGTTGCCCGGTCAGGGTGCGGGGCTGACTGCGTTGAACCATCCGGCCAAAGCCAAGCGAGTGGTTCAGCTGTTTATGGGTGGCGCTGCGAGTCATCTTGATACGTTTGATTACAAGCCAGCATTGGAAAAGCATCATGGTGAGCAGTCTGACTTTGGTGAGCCGATCGAAGCTTTTCAAAACGGTTTGGGCCCTTGGCTCAAATCCCCCTGGAAATTCAAGCCCTACGGTGAGTCGGGAAAACAGTTGAGCCAGATAGTGGCTCCACTCGGAGAGTGCGTCGACGACATGGCATTCTTGCACTCGGTGGTTGGTAAAACGGGTGTACACAGTCAGGCGACTTATCTTCAGGCCACGGGGTTTCAGCGTCCGGGATTTCCGGGCATGGGCAATTGGATCAGTTACGCCTTGGGCAGCCTCAATGAGAACTTGCCGACCTTTGTCGTCATGCCGGATCGACGAGGGTTTTCTTCGAATGGTACAAAAAACTGGAGTTCTGCATTCCTGCCGGCCCAGCATCAGGGCACCTTGATCCGGCCAGGGACACCCTATCCGATTCGTGATTTGTTTCCCCCGGAAAACGACTATGTGACACCCAGCAGCGAACTTGCGACACGAACCGTGCTGGAACGTTTTAACCAGCGACACGCCAGTCAACGTGACAGCGACTCGCGCCTCGATGCTCGAATTCGCAGCTATGAACTCGCCGCGCGCATGCAGTTGGCGGCCCCCGAAGTATTAGATATTAGTCGCGAACCTGCCCATATCCTGAAAATGTATGGGCTTGATCACGGCCGATCCAAGTTCGGTGCAGAGATTAATGAAATCGAGGAAACCGATTACTTTGGTCGGAAATGTCTCACCGCCAGACGTTTACTGGAACGCGGGGTCAGGTTTGTGCAGATCTGGTCAGGCAATGATAACTCGTTCCCTCGTCGGAACTGGGATTCGCATGAAAACATTGAACGCGATCATGGTCCGCTTGCGTTGGGGATGTCCCGAGGTGCTGCGGCTTTAATCAAAGACCTGAAGCAACGTGGCATGTTGGAGGATACGATTATCCTTTGGACTACCGAATTTGGTCGTTTACCTTCTTCTCAAAGCGAGACGGGGAGAGATCACAATCCGTACGTGTTCACAAATTGGTTGGCCGGTGGGGGGGTCAAGGGTGGAGTGACTTACGGTGAGAGTGATCAATGGGGATACAAGCCTCTGGATCGCACTAATCCAGTTCAGGTCTACGACGTACATGCGACTATTCTCGATTTATTGGGAGTTGATCACACTCGCCTGACCGTCCGGCACGATGGAATCGACCGACGTTTAACCGATGTTCATGGTCGTGTACTCAAGGCGATTCAAGCCTAG
- a CDS encoding DUF1553 domain-containing protein, whose translation MKGNAAGVCYFFTSCYTTGRLMTKQLLVLFVAIWLPAATALANPRVFEEQVVPILASHCLSCHNDQDAKGGLSLATVTSLRKGGDSGAAINVDDPASSLLLEMIRGENPEMPKDADALNKEQIASLRAWIESGAEWPDEFTIRESSVTDFDWWSLQSLQQPAVPELDAAGQSWARTSIDAFIYQALRQESMLPAPEADRRTLIRRLYFDLIGLPPSPEAVDRFMKDDRPGAYQHVVDELLESPRYGERWARHWLDVVHYGDTHGYDKDKLRANSWPYRDYVIRSFNEDKPYTRFVREQLAGDVLWPDLRDGIEATGFISAGPWDFIGHAEVPEEKIDGQVARNLDRDDMVSSTMSTFLSSTVQCARCHNHKFDPVTQEQYYSLQAVFAALDRADRTYDRDPKIAAKRRELMLQQKTLQQRMDALNKELHTRAGGELKRFDEAIAELRAAQAKDSRAEFGYHSQIAAKADEVKWVQVDLGQAKSFEQVIVVGSHDDFNGIGAGFGFPLRFRIQATNDPEFKQDVVTLVDQTGRDLANPGTDPQLFRFASIDAQYIRFTATKLALRKNDYILALGEMMVLGSDRTNIAAKAQVSAFDSIEAPARWRRANLVDGFYRGVGSDKDVTSQLASLIQDRQQLLDRVKDVELSEQLLTAGEMIATNQQQLKALPEQQRIYVGTVHTGSGAFRGRGHLGGKPRNIHLLIRGEVTQPGQSVGPGTIPIRAEDNWRFSLEPDHSEGERRVALADWVVRHDNPLTWRSIVNRVWLYHFGRGIVDSPNDFGRMGQLPTHPKLLDWMAVWFRDQGQSWKELHRLIVTSSVYRQSTRSIPEYENRDAGNRFLWRMNRRSLEAEVVRDSVLSVSGKLRLDMYGPGFRDFVLERPEHSPHYEYHKHDPSDPGTHRRSVYRFLVRSQQQPFMQTLDCADPSQSVAKRDTTITAIQALTLMNNKFMVQMSKDFSDRLARKRSTIPAQVDLAYQLALNRDPEENERDSLTQLATEHGLANVCRVIFNLNEFLFVD comes from the coding sequence ATGAAGGGCAATGCGGCAGGCGTTTGTTACTTTTTTACCTCATGTTATACGACGGGGCGATTGATGACGAAGCAGTTGCTTGTTCTGTTCGTGGCGATTTGGCTTCCTGCGGCTACAGCGCTGGCCAATCCGAGGGTGTTTGAAGAGCAGGTCGTGCCAATTCTAGCGAGCCATTGTCTGAGCTGCCACAACGATCAAGATGCAAAGGGTGGCCTTTCACTCGCTACCGTAACAAGTCTGCGTAAGGGTGGTGACAGTGGCGCTGCTATCAACGTTGATGATCCGGCTTCAAGTCTGCTGCTGGAAATGATCCGTGGCGAAAACCCGGAGATGCCGAAAGATGCGGATGCGCTTAATAAAGAGCAAATCGCGTCGTTGCGAGCGTGGATTGAATCTGGAGCCGAATGGCCGGATGAGTTCACTATTCGTGAATCAAGCGTTACCGATTTTGATTGGTGGTCTTTGCAGTCTCTGCAGCAACCAGCCGTGCCAGAGCTTGATGCGGCTGGCCAAAGCTGGGCGAGGACGTCCATCGATGCATTTATCTACCAGGCTTTACGTCAGGAATCGATGTTGCCAGCGCCCGAGGCCGATCGAAGGACGCTAATTCGTCGTCTCTATTTTGACCTGATTGGTTTGCCGCCTTCGCCTGAAGCGGTTGACCGATTTATGAAAGATGATCGACCTGGTGCTTACCAGCACGTGGTAGACGAGTTATTGGAGTCGCCGCGCTACGGTGAAAGGTGGGCTCGTCACTGGTTGGATGTCGTGCATTATGGGGATACCCACGGCTACGATAAAGATAAGTTGAGAGCCAACTCCTGGCCGTATCGAGACTATGTGATCCGCAGTTTCAATGAAGATAAACCCTACACCCGTTTCGTTCGTGAGCAATTAGCTGGTGATGTGCTTTGGCCCGATTTGCGTGATGGAATCGAGGCAACAGGATTTATTTCTGCAGGCCCTTGGGATTTCATCGGTCATGCAGAGGTCCCGGAGGAGAAGATCGATGGCCAGGTCGCAAGGAACCTGGATCGTGACGATATGGTCTCATCAACGATGAGCACCTTTCTGAGTTCAACCGTGCAATGTGCTCGCTGTCACAATCATAAATTTGATCCGGTAACTCAGGAGCAATACTACAGTCTGCAGGCAGTATTTGCAGCCTTAGATCGAGCCGATCGCACCTATGATCGCGATCCGAAAATTGCAGCAAAACGTCGGGAGCTCATGCTGCAACAAAAAACGCTCCAACAGCGTATGGATGCGTTGAATAAGGAACTCCATACTCGCGCCGGTGGTGAACTCAAGCGGTTCGATGAAGCCATCGCTGAGTTGCGAGCAGCACAGGCCAAAGATTCTCGCGCTGAATTTGGGTATCACAGTCAGATTGCGGCGAAAGCTGATGAAGTGAAATGGGTCCAAGTTGACTTGGGGCAGGCGAAAAGCTTCGAACAGGTGATTGTTGTCGGCAGCCATGACGACTTCAACGGGATTGGTGCGGGCTTTGGCTTTCCGCTTCGGTTTCGTATTCAAGCGACTAATGATCCCGAGTTCAAACAGGACGTGGTGACGTTGGTCGATCAGACAGGCAGGGATCTTGCCAACCCGGGTACGGATCCGCAGTTGTTTCGCTTTGCCTCCATCGATGCCCAATACATCCGATTTACTGCCACGAAATTAGCGTTGCGGAAAAATGACTACATTTTGGCTTTGGGCGAAATGATGGTGTTGGGCTCGGATCGCACCAACATCGCCGCAAAAGCTCAAGTCTCTGCTTTCGATTCGATCGAAGCTCCGGCCAGGTGGCGACGCGCTAATCTCGTCGACGGCTTCTACCGTGGTGTTGGATCGGATAAGGATGTGACGAGTCAATTGGCTTCGCTGATACAAGATCGCCAACAGTTGCTCGATCGTGTGAAGGACGTTGAACTCTCCGAACAACTCCTGACTGCTGGGGAAATGATTGCCACCAATCAGCAACAGTTGAAAGCTTTGCCTGAGCAGCAACGTATCTATGTTGGCACGGTCCACACGGGAAGTGGTGCGTTTCGAGGCCGTGGGCATCTCGGTGGGAAGCCTCGCAACATTCATTTGCTGATACGGGGAGAAGTCACACAGCCGGGCCAGTCGGTCGGTCCCGGAACGATTCCGATTCGAGCTGAAGACAATTGGCGGTTTTCGCTGGAGCCGGACCATTCCGAGGGCGAAAGACGTGTTGCGCTTGCTGATTGGGTTGTTCGCCATGACAATCCACTTACCTGGCGATCAATCGTTAATCGGGTCTGGCTTTATCATTTTGGTCGAGGCATCGTCGATTCACCCAATGACTTTGGACGGATGGGGCAGTTGCCGACCCATCCCAAATTATTGGACTGGATGGCTGTCTGGTTCCGTGATCAGGGGCAGAGTTGGAAGGAGCTGCATCGGCTGATTGTCACCAGTAGCGTCTATCGCCAGAGTACTCGGAGTATTCCTGAGTATGAGAACCGTGATGCGGGTAATCGTTTCCTCTGGCGAATGAATCGAAGATCGCTGGAAGCAGAAGTGGTTCGAGATTCTGTGCTTTCGGTGAGCGGAAAGCTGAGGCTGGATATGTACGGGCCCGGATTTCGCGATTTTGTGCTCGAACGTCCCGAGCACTCACCGCACTACGAGTATCACAAACACGATCCTAGTGATCCTGGAACTCATCGCCGCTCCGTGTATCGTTTTCTCGTGCGATCGCAGCAGCAGCCTTTCATGCAGACGCTCGATTGTGCTGATCCCTCACAATCAGTTGCCAAGCGGGACACAACCATCACGGCAATCCAGGCGCTGACCTTAATGAACAACAAGTTCATGGTGCAGATGTCAAAGGATTTTTCCGATCGACTTGCTCGAAAAAGATCAACCATTCCTGCGCAAGTGGATTTAGCTTACCAGTTAGCGTTGAATCGTGATCCAGAGGAAAACGAGCGTGATTCGCTCACTCAGTTAGCAACCGAGCATGGCTTGGCGAATGTTTGCCGGGTGATTTTTAACTTGAATGAGTTTCTGTTTGTGGACTGA
- a CDS encoding SGNH/GDSL hydrolase family protein, whose amino-acid sequence MRHRLTFLFVLMTCFAWRMTAHAQNQRLRPEFRPIVDNAELPRVLLLGDSISIGYTLGVREQMRGHANVHRAAENCGPTTRGLKQLDKWLGEKQWDVIHFNFGLHDLKYMNKDGNLTKTETGRVQVPPAEYERNLRALIRRLKETGAQLIWCSTTPVPQGALGRVVGDAKKYNTIAIQVVQDELGEDCAINDLYQFCLPRLPDIQRPANVHFTPAGSNALATQVTKKIRKRLKKPD is encoded by the coding sequence ATGCGTCACAGATTGACCTTTCTTTTTGTCTTGATGACTTGTTTCGCCTGGCGAATGACGGCTCACGCTCAAAATCAACGACTGCGTCCCGAATTCCGACCGATTGTTGATAACGCGGAATTACCACGGGTCTTGCTTCTGGGAGACTCGATATCAATCGGCTACACGCTGGGTGTCCGGGAACAAATGCGAGGTCACGCAAACGTCCATCGGGCGGCCGAAAATTGCGGACCCACAACCCGCGGGCTAAAACAACTGGACAAGTGGCTAGGCGAAAAACAATGGGACGTGATCCACTTTAATTTTGGACTTCATGACCTAAAATACATGAACAAAGACGGGAACCTGACCAAAACGGAAACAGGACGAGTCCAGGTACCACCGGCGGAATACGAGCGCAATCTTCGCGCACTCATTCGTCGATTAAAGGAGACCGGTGCCCAACTCATTTGGTGTTCTACGACCCCCGTGCCCCAAGGCGCACTCGGTCGCGTTGTTGGCGATGCAAAAAAGTATAATACGATCGCGATTCAGGTTGTCCAAGATGAATTGGGTGAGGATTGTGCCATCAACGACCTTTACCAATTCTGCCTGCCCCGACTACCGGACATCCAACGACCGGCCAACGTTCATTTCACACCCGCCGGATCAAACGCTTTAGCAACACAAGTCACCAAGAAAATTCGCAAACGACTCAAGAAACCAGATTGA
- a CDS encoding Gfo/Idh/MocA family oxidoreductase — protein MKKINALMVGTGEYTTGFVHGAAADSDKSAGVVALTLFDLRQRGLLNSLKMVGTNGSKFPSIRQHLARVIGDAYNNLSTDFESFPGEDVADDPKAYQRALATMSRGDVVIVFTPDDTHFQIAMDAVAAGCHVLIAKPIVKTVHEHQTLAAAAKQANVLVAMEVHKRWDPIYSDARDRVRQLGEFSFFSSYMSQPKSQLQTFRSWAGKSSDISYYLNAHHIDFHVWSVGACAQPLRVYASASTGVAQEAGLATEDTITLTVDWRLLSTGHRATAVYTSSWIAPSSDVHSQQRFFFATHQGEVTVDQAHRGYALATDSDGYSSPNPLFMKYASNSNGEFVGQQGYGYRSIEAFVQAAVSVVNQRAAVDSFRDQLATVHDTLAVTAILEAGRRSLDNKGQLIHVDHDADGNLSGLH, from the coding sequence GTGAAAAAAATCAATGCATTGATGGTAGGGACGGGTGAATACACAACAGGTTTCGTGCATGGCGCGGCTGCTGATTCTGATAAAAGCGCGGGAGTGGTTGCGCTCACGCTATTTGACCTGCGCCAGCGCGGCTTGTTGAATTCATTGAAAATGGTTGGCACAAATGGAAGCAAATTTCCCAGCATTCGGCAGCATTTAGCGCGAGTCATTGGCGACGCTTACAACAATCTTTCGACGGACTTCGAGAGCTTTCCGGGCGAAGACGTTGCGGATGATCCAAAAGCCTATCAGCGCGCGTTGGCGACGATGTCCCGTGGAGATGTGGTGATTGTCTTCACCCCGGACGACACCCATTTTCAGATTGCGATGGATGCCGTCGCTGCCGGTTGTCATGTCTTAATTGCCAAACCGATCGTCAAAACGGTTCACGAACATCAGACGTTGGCAGCAGCAGCGAAACAGGCGAATGTCTTAGTGGCGATGGAAGTTCACAAACGCTGGGATCCGATCTACTCCGACGCTCGTGATCGAGTCCGTCAATTGGGTGAGTTCAGTTTTTTTTCGTCTTACATGAGTCAACCGAAATCACAGTTGCAAACGTTCCGATCATGGGCAGGGAAATCGAGTGACATTAGTTACTATCTCAACGCTCATCATATCGATTTCCACGTTTGGTCAGTGGGTGCCTGTGCACAACCGCTTCGCGTTTATGCGTCAGCGTCTACAGGCGTGGCTCAGGAAGCCGGCTTGGCGACGGAAGATACCATCACACTAACCGTCGATTGGCGACTTTTGTCGACTGGCCACCGAGCGACTGCGGTTTACACCTCCAGTTGGATTGCGCCCAGCAGTGATGTGCATTCGCAGCAACGTTTTTTCTTTGCGACTCATCAGGGGGAGGTTACGGTTGATCAGGCTCACCGGGGTTACGCATTGGCGACTGATTCGGACGGATACAGTTCTCCGAACCCGCTGTTTATGAAGTATGCCTCTAATTCGAACGGTGAGTTTGTGGGTCAGCAAGGATACGGATATCGCAGTATTGAAGCGTTTGTCCAGGCTGCCGTTTCGGTTGTCAATCAACGAGCGGCAGTGGATTCGTTTCGTGACCAACTTGCGACCGTTCATGACACCTTGGCAGTGACGGCAATCCTCGAGGCGGGGCGGCGCAGCTTGGACAACAAGGGCCAGCTGATTCATGTCGACCATGACGCGGATGGGAATCTCAGCGGATTGCATTGA